A stretch of the Bacillus sp. FJAT-18017 genome encodes the following:
- a CDS encoding ParM/StbA family protein, whose amino-acid sequence MNKTRIAAVDVGNDSIKAIFGELEHELNIPNIIARDTEDRPVIGIEELDSKNPLEGIHVRVHSPALKENNAIYRVGALATKSNNATELDPGSSKSEEDQTLVMLFTTLALDAVREQSNFPRVKNVVDANYTLGTGLPLREVKEGKDAGYRSKLAGSVHQVEFLVTPKYQGIKVNIKFDEIKVYPEGFAAYINLVMDNDLKIINKDLIDKRIIIQDIGGLSTDIAVIRNRNVDDDKAQGFNLGVSESLETIREEIRSKHGVELDSRRDVVDIITKKNDRNHIMVKGSRTSVHDITDRILLDLAKKQYRLLRNVWQKNSQTEICYFVGGGANVLKEYIKTLNNNLDGYNIDFFEDEKESIWMMANAYYKLITDYSRKAEKQKPAPKEPVKG is encoded by the coding sequence ATGAATAAAACAAGGATTGCAGCAGTTGATGTTGGTAATGATTCTATAAAAGCTATTTTTGGAGAGCTGGAACACGAATTAAATATTCCTAATATTATAGCCAGAGATACAGAAGACCGGCCTGTAATTGGAATAGAGGAGCTAGACAGCAAAAATCCGCTTGAAGGAATCCATGTAAGGGTGCATTCCCCCGCTTTGAAGGAAAATAACGCTATTTATCGTGTTGGGGCCTTGGCGACAAAAAGTAATAATGCTACAGAACTTGACCCAGGAAGCAGCAAATCAGAAGAAGACCAGACGCTGGTCATGCTCTTTACAACATTAGCTTTGGATGCGGTCAGAGAGCAAAGCAATTTTCCGAGGGTGAAAAATGTGGTTGATGCCAATTATACTCTAGGAACTGGGCTTCCTCTTCGCGAAGTAAAAGAAGGCAAGGATGCCGGATACCGTTCGAAATTGGCAGGTTCAGTCCATCAGGTAGAATTCCTTGTGACGCCAAAGTATCAGGGAATAAAAGTAAACATAAAATTCGATGAAATCAAAGTATATCCAGAAGGATTTGCGGCTTACATAAACCTGGTCATGGACAATGATTTAAAAATTATTAATAAGGATTTAATTGATAAAAGAATCATCATTCAGGATATTGGTGGATTGTCTACAGATATCGCTGTAATTAGGAACAGAAACGTAGATGATGATAAGGCACAAGGCTTTAATTTAGGTGTATCTGAATCACTTGAAACAATTAGGGAAGAAATCAGAAGCAAGCACGGCGTCGAATTGGATAGCCGGAGGGATGTAGTGGATATCATTACAAAGAAAAACGACCGGAATCATATTATGGTGAAGGGGAGCAGGACAAGCGTTCATGACATTACTGATCGAATCCTTCTTGACTTAGCCAAAAAACAATACCGTCTATTAAGGAATGTATGGCAGAAGAATTCCCAGACAGAAATTTGTTATTTCGTTGGTGGCGGCGCAAATGTTCTGAAGGAATATATTAAAACATTAAACAATAATCTTGATGGCTATAATATTGACTTTTTTGAAGATGAAAAAGAGAGTATCTGGATGATGGCAAATGCCTACTATAAACTAATCACTGATTATTCTCGAAAGGCAGAGAAGCAAAAACCAGCTCCTAAAGAACCTGTTAAAGGCTAA
- the gvpA gene encoding gas vesicle structural protein GvpA — translation MSVQKSTDSSSLAEVVDRILDKGIVIDAFARVSLLGIEILTVEARVVIASVDTWLRYAEAVGLLKDEYQNEEKPRRGLISDPQFS, via the coding sequence ATGAGTGTGCAAAAAAGTACAGATAGTTCAAGTCTTGCGGAAGTTGTGGATAGGATTCTGGATAAAGGAATCGTTATTGATGCTTTCGCTAGAGTCTCACTCCTCGGAATTGAAATTCTCACAGTTGAGGCTAGGGTTGTTATTGCCAGTGTTGATACTTGGCTGCGTTATGCGGAGGCTGTAGGGCTGCTAAAAGATGAATATCAGAATGAAGAAAAGCCAAGAAGAGGTTTAATAAGCGACCCGCAATTTAGTTAA
- the gvpQ gene encoding gas vesicle protein GvpQ, whose translation MDKPIKKTAGKVAKEVIKHTPEPIKEKVKDVVVEKAKENVVEQAQDKAHEFTDHLEEKRDTFAEKLNSGAEKAKDKTQEALLAAREKVGQAKEKGKKLQDNLSSSQKKDDRKVKGVGDIKSVSNIKGATNIKSSNNIKTMGS comes from the coding sequence ATGGATAAGCCTATTAAAAAAACAGCTGGAAAAGTGGCTAAGGAAGTAATTAAACATACTCCGGAACCAATAAAGGAAAAAGTAAAAGATGTTGTAGTTGAAAAAGCCAAAGAGAATGTAGTGGAGCAGGCTCAGGACAAAGCCCATGAATTTACGGACCATTTAGAGGAAAAAAGGGACACTTTCGCTGAAAAGCTGAATAGTGGAGCAGAAAAAGCCAAGGACAAAACACAGGAAGCTTTACTTGCGGCAAGAGAAAAAGTAGGCCAAGCGAAAGAAAAGGGCAAAAAGCTACAGGATAATCTATCCTCCTCGCAAAAAAAGGATGACCGTAAAGTGAAAGGTGTGGGCGATATTAAAAGCGTCAGCAACATTAAAGGAGCTACCAATATTAAATCATCAAACAATATTAAGACAATGGGTTCTTAA
- the gvpJ gene encoding gas vesicle protein GvpJ, translated as MAGVQKSTDSSSLAEVVDRILDKGIVIDAFVRVSVVGIEILTVEARVVIASVDTWLRYAEAVGLLRDEVQENGLPAPQDERNARFSI; from the coding sequence ATGGCAGGAGTTCAGAAAAGTACCGATAGTTCAAGTTTGGCAGAAGTAGTTGACAGAATACTTGATAAGGGGATTGTCATAGATGCCTTTGTAAGAGTGTCAGTGGTTGGTATTGAAATATTAACAGTAGAAGCCAGAGTGGTTATCGCAAGTGTAGATACATGGTTGCGCTATGCAGAGGCAGTAGGGCTTCTCAGAGACGAGGTACAGGAAAACGGACTTCCCGCGCCGCAGGACGAAAGAAATGCAAGGTTTAGTATTTGA
- the gvpO gene encoding gas vesicle protein GvpO, which produces MEIKKIIANVTEFFNEYVAPIHKITTVEEADNGWKLIVEVIEEKEYMKKYAKDEMVGVYEVSLNQEKEITSYKRRDLRFRSSVNLEM; this is translated from the coding sequence ATGGAAATTAAGAAAATAATAGCCAATGTTACTGAATTCTTTAACGAATATGTGGCTCCAATTCATAAAATTACGACTGTAGAAGAAGCAGATAATGGCTGGAAACTAATCGTTGAAGTAATTGAAGAAAAGGAATATATGAAAAAATACGCAAAGGATGAAATGGTCGGTGTATATGAGGTAAGCCTTAATCAGGAAAAGGAAATTACCTCCTATAAAAGAAGGGACCTGCGGTTTAGAAGTTCCGTTAACCTAGAAATGTAG
- the gvpN gene encoding gas vesicle protein GvpN: MTVLKNKTKTQKQSIVRDKVTEDLLVRSARYLKAGYPVHFTGPSGTGKTSLALELAKTRKRPVMLIHGHHELNNKDLIGDFTGYTSKKVVDNYIRSVYKRDESITETWRDGRLLEAVKNGYTLVYDEFTRSKPITNNIFLSILEEGVLPLYGTKLTEPFIRVHPDFTVIFTSNPSEYSGVYETQDALLDRLITIHIDHKDSEREALILSGKIDMSKSEAATITNLVARLRKQCKGETGPSLRASLRIAAIAKDEGISINGNDPEFQKLCIDILAQQISRSIDVENPIETAKEMIKKACNNLELNKE, from the coding sequence GTGACGGTATTAAAGAATAAAACTAAAACGCAAAAGCAATCAATTGTTCGGGATAAAGTTACGGAAGATTTATTAGTTCGTTCAGCCCGATATTTAAAGGCGGGTTATCCTGTCCATTTTACAGGGCCTTCCGGTACAGGGAAGACCTCATTGGCACTTGAACTCGCAAAAACAAGAAAAAGGCCAGTTATGCTTATCCATGGACACCACGAATTGAACAATAAAGATCTGATAGGAGACTTTACAGGATATACAAGCAAAAAGGTAGTAGATAACTATATTCGGTCTGTTTATAAAAGAGACGAAAGCATTACGGAAACATGGAGGGACGGGCGCTTGCTAGAAGCGGTAAAGAACGGCTACACGCTTGTCTATGATGAATTCACCCGCTCTAAACCTATAACAAATAATATTTTTCTATCAATTTTAGAAGAAGGAGTTCTCCCTCTTTACGGAACAAAATTAACCGAACCGTTTATTCGTGTCCATCCTGATTTTACTGTCATTTTTACCAGTAACCCTTCTGAATATTCAGGGGTCTATGAAACACAGGATGCACTGTTAGACCGCCTGATTACCATTCATATTGATCATAAAGACAGCGAACGGGAAGCGCTTATACTATCAGGAAAAATTGATATGAGTAAAAGTGAAGCAGCTACTATTACAAACCTGGTAGCTCGCTTGCGGAAACAGTGCAAAGGTGAGACTGGTCCAAGCCTTAGAGCCTCATTACGGATTGCGGCTATAGCGAAGGATGAGGGGATTTCCATAAATGGAAACGATCCTGAATTCCAGAAGCTTTGCATCGACATTTTAGCCCAGCAAATAAGCCGTTCTATTGATGTAGAGAACCCAATAGAAACAGCAAAGGAAATGATTAAAAAGGCATGCAATAACCTGGAGCTTAATAAGGAGTAA
- a CDS encoding GvpL/GvpF family gas vesicle protein, which yields MSQGETGIYIFCGIQAESDESFGQVEVESDKADLFLIRYKDAAMVAAEVPMKIYHPNKENLMMHQGTVSQVMKKNQTVIPVSFGNVFKSKEDVAVLLENLYPQFEKLFPAIKGKIELGLKVIGKKEWLESQVSGNEKIGNMTKSLQGKSEAASYYERIQLGGIAQKIVQSLQSEVEQEIFEPLKKLAEASKANDPIGEKMLLNAAFLIDREKEAEFDQKINEAYEKWKDKVDFNYSGPWPAYNFVNIRLTVENAG from the coding sequence ATGAGCCAAGGAGAAACGGGAATTTATATATTTTGCGGAATACAAGCAGAATCGGATGAAAGTTTTGGCCAGGTCGAAGTTGAAAGTGATAAAGCAGACCTTTTTCTAATCCGCTATAAGGATGCAGCAATGGTTGCCGCAGAAGTACCAATGAAAATCTACCACCCGAATAAAGAAAATTTAATGATGCACCAGGGAACTGTTTCTCAAGTTATGAAAAAAAACCAGACAGTCATCCCGGTTAGCTTTGGTAATGTCTTTAAATCAAAAGAAGATGTTGCTGTACTTCTGGAAAATCTATATCCACAATTTGAAAAACTTTTTCCTGCGATTAAGGGCAAGATTGAACTTGGACTTAAAGTGATTGGAAAGAAGGAATGGCTGGAATCCCAGGTGAGCGGAAATGAAAAAATTGGGAATATGACTAAATCGCTTCAAGGAAAATCCGAAGCAGCTAGCTATTATGAAAGAATTCAATTAGGCGGCATAGCTCAAAAAATTGTTCAATCCCTTCAAAGTGAGGTTGAACAGGAAATATTTGAACCTTTAAAAAAGCTGGCTGAGGCTTCAAAGGCAAATGATCCGATAGGAGAAAAAATGTTATTAAATGCCGCGTTCTTGATAGACCGAGAAAAAGAAGCAGAGTTTGATCAGAAAATTAATGAGGCTTATGAAAAATGGAAGGATAAGGTCGATTTCAACTACAGTGGCCCCTGGCCTGCGTATAATTTTGTCAATATCCGTTTAACTGTCGAGAATGCGGGATGA
- a CDS encoding gas vesicle protein GvpG, protein MIHKLVSAPINLVVKIAEKVKEEADKELYDLPTIQQKLIQLQMMYELGEIPEEAYKAKEEELILRYEVAKQLELKQWEEMAKRK, encoded by the coding sequence ATGATTCATAAGCTTGTTTCTGCCCCTATTAACCTTGTTGTGAAAATTGCGGAGAAGGTTAAGGAGGAGGCGGATAAGGAACTTTATGACCTTCCTACCATACAGCAAAAATTGATTCAGCTACAAATGATGTATGAGCTTGGAGAAATACCAGAGGAAGCCTATAAGGCGAAGGAAGAGGAATTGATTCTCCGGTATGAAGTCGCAAAGCAGCTCGAACTGAAACAGTGGGAAGAGATGGCGAAAAGGAAATGA